AAATAAAGATGGACAATACCTGCTCCCGTTTCAATAACAGGGATTTTGGCGTGTTCACGAACAAATTGAATCAATGATTTGCTTCCTCTGGGGATACACACATCAATAAATGAGGTAGCATTCAGAAGCTTATGTGTCGCCTCTCGATCAGCGGGCAATAGATAAACTGAACTCTTACTGATATTGTGTTCTTCTAAACTTTGATGAATCAGCGATTTAAGCAAGTTATTACTATGATATGCTTCTTTCCCTCCCTTCAAAACACAAGCATTCCCTGTTATAAAACATAAACAAAAAACGTCAATAGTAACATTGGGTCTTGATTCATAAATCACTGCTACCACACCAAGAGGTACCGTAACCTTCTGAATTCTCAAACCATTGGGTCGTACTCTTTCCTCAATAACAGCTCCTAATGGATCAGGTAAAGAGGCAACCAACTCCACGTCATCTGCAATCGCATTAATTCGCTCTTCAGATAAAAGCAGCCTGTCGTATCGCGAATCATCTTGTTCCATCAAGAGAAGATCTTTCTTGTTCTCCGCAATTATTTTATCTCTCTCTTTGCGTAAATTAGCCGCAAGACTCAGCAGTACTTCTTTGCGTTTCGTCATGGTTAATAGCTTTAAACGATGGCTTGTTTCTTTAGCAGCTTTTAACCGATTAGTAATAGTATCCATCAACAAAAAACTCCTAAAAAATATGCAAATGATCGTAGTGAATAAAACCTGGTTTATCTTTTTGGCCCAAGTATTCGTTTAATTTGATTGCATCGTATTTGGCTATTCCTATACCGATCTTCTTCCCTTTTGGAGCTAGTATTTCTACTAAATCGCCTTTTTTAAATTCTCCATTGCATTGTTCTATGCCCACGGGCAAGATACTAATAGCACGCTTATTTTCTTTTAAAAGATCAAACAAACCTTGATTTATTGAAATTGAGCCATTGTGCTTACTGTCATTATATGCAATCCATTTTTTTATATTTGATTTTTTCTTGCTTGGCAAAATAACCGTACCCAACAGTTCTTGCTTCATTATGCGAGTAATAACTGAAGGGATATCAATACTGGCTATGTGAGTTGTAATGCCTAAACCTGACATTTTTCGAGCCGTTGCAATTTTACTGCTCATACCACCCCTGCCCTGGGTACTCTTAACGGTAGAAACCTCTGGCCAGCCTTGTTCAGGATCAATAACAGGAATAATCTTTGCATCATGCATCTCAGGATGCCCCGTATAAACACCTTTAACATTACTCAGAATAATTAATTTTTCGACATTCATTTGCGCAGCAATAAGACCGGCTAATTCATCGTTATCAGTAAACATCAATTCTTCAATAGCAACGCTATCATTTTCGTTAATAATGGGCACAATATTTTTTTGCTGCAAAATTTCTCGCAGTAATCTGGCAATATTTAAATAATGATTTCTCGTTCGAAAATCTTGTTTGGTGAGTAATATCTGCGATGCTAATATATGGTGTACTTTGAACATTGAGGAATATAGATGCATCAATTCATGTTGACCTAGTGATGCTAAAAGCTGCTTTTCACCCGTAGAACTACCATACTGACGTCCAAGAGTCTGGTGAGCCACTTTTCGACCGGAGCCAACTGCTCCCGAGCTGACCAATACCACATGATGACCTGCTTTTTGCAACATCACAATTTGCTCAACCAAATGCAACATGATGGGTTCAAAAGGTGTTCCATCATGTGATAAAATACTTTGAGTTCCAACTTTTACAACGATGTTCATTTATTTAATTTACCTTATGTCTATTTAAGGGCTTGTCTTTTAATCATAGCAATCTTTATATCTCATTACTGTTTGGTCAGCAATTTTTGAAGCCCTTTGTGGCAAAAATTATTTGCAACTAAGCATATTGTATTTGTATTATTAGCACTACTATTCAAGGAGAAGAAATGAAACGAATATTATTCCTGGGACTTGCTGCAACAATAATGTCTTTTGCCAGCATGTCACACGCTGATGCTATTTTTTATTCTAGTCTGGCTAATGCCTGTGAATATATCTCAGGGCATTGGGCCGGAACCGGTAAAGCATCGAATTGGGTTTTAGGCGATTGTATCTATCATGGAGCTGGAACAGTTAGCTCTTTGGACGCTACGGGACACTTTAAGATAGAAGTGGCTTCGGATAAAGACTCCGGAAGTATTCTTTGTCCTAATCATGCGACTAAACAGCTTACGGGAATTTGTCTTAATGGAGTTGTTACAATTATGACAGAATACGGCAATATGACAGGTAGTTTTTCACAAAATTCCGGTAGTGCGAAGGGAACTTTGTCTGTTGCCCCCGGAATGAATGCCGATGTGGTGATTCAATTTCAACGCGTTGAATAATTAATTTTAATTGTTAAAACTTTCAAGCGGATGGTTTTTATTTAAATCTGCCGGCCTATAATAAGGCCGGTTAAGTTTAGGATATCAACTGCCGAACATCAGGTAAGTTGATAATTAATTTTGAATAAAACTTCTCCTGTGGTCACCCGCATATCAG
The sequence above is drawn from the Legionella antarctica genome and encodes:
- a CDS encoding glutamate-5-semialdehyde dehydrogenase, which translates into the protein MDTITNRLKAAKETSHRLKLLTMTKRKEVLLSLAANLRKERDKIIAENKKDLLLMEQDDSRYDRLLLSEERINAIADDVELVASLPDPLGAVIEERVRPNGLRIQKVTVPLGVVAVIYESRPNVTIDVFCLCFITGNACVLKGGKEAYHSNNLLKSLIHQSLEEHNISKSSVYLLPADREATHKLLNATSFIDVCIPRGSKSLIQFVREHAKIPVIETGAGIVHLYFDSSGDIKKGRLIITNAKTRRVSVCNALDTLIINKKSLGNLYFLVELLGSKNVEIYADALSYKTLEVAYPKPLLHQASANDFGHEFLSYKMAIKTVSSVKDAVNHIMEHTSGHSEAIIAEEPAAVTYFLDHVDAAAVYVNASTAFTDGGQFGMGAEIGISTQKLHARGPMGLAALTSYKWLIFGDGQIRA
- the proB gene encoding glutamate 5-kinase — translated: MNIVVKVGTQSILSHDGTPFEPIMLHLVEQIVMLQKAGHHVVLVSSGAVGSGRKVAHQTLGRQYGSSTGEKQLLASLGQHELMHLYSSMFKVHHILASQILLTKQDFRTRNHYLNIARLLREILQQKNIVPIINENDSVAIEELMFTDNDELAGLIAAQMNVEKLIILSNVKGVYTGHPEMHDAKIIPVIDPEQGWPEVSTVKSTQGRGGMSSKIATARKMSGLGITTHIASIDIPSVITRIMKQELLGTVILPSKKKSNIKKWIAYNDSKHNGSISINQGLFDLLKENKRAISILPVGIEQCNGEFKKGDLVEILAPKGKKIGIGIAKYDAIKLNEYLGQKDKPGFIHYDHLHIF